The following are encoded together in the Montipora capricornis isolate CH-2021 chromosome 5, ASM3666992v2, whole genome shotgun sequence genome:
- the LOC138050085 gene encoding uncharacterized protein, which yields MTSHRAPKQWSLSSNETITSIEAWENNLKYILSLDPNFADFLTDGSSWGKKTNATPLRGFSNDPESVPTARRRTAAQKVTHLEMMLGQIANYAPIISRNSIVKNSTSISGVWQSIRQHYGLQLTGSRFLDFANISLKPEQRPEDLFQTLTDFIEHNLLTRSSGITHYGEIPDADEELSPSLDKFIVLTWLRLLHPNLPRLVKQRYGTELRSRTLASVKPEISQALESLLDELHTSDESKVLRSAPPTDHRSFVPARRRLLPKPRAVKSCPLCQQAGRPDFRSHFLSGCKFLPEPDRLFMSKIRQVAGIELEESSYDYQIRRCATLSLQCPTYYKTPATRRVNVSQSPFLHAFYGHHPLRLTIDTGAETNMMRASLTHYAVRACHLLRAPNTNTTVWPGEFLEIDAPSVLLKDATLAVEPRMDSVSSSHLKPAHTWPQPDIVQSIGGKLRLLNNTEEPLLIRKNDHLCQARLTVLESSIEPSSTQAAEPCPKSTTPPSSSVESVHVDPDGHHEFQLVFDPRIPGYNGAAGPIEGVVNMGPVEPPQRKGRVPQYSRDQLDLLQTKFDELEAQGIFSRPEDLNVVVEYLNPSFLVKKRNGGFRLVTAFTDVGRYSKPQPSLMPDVDSTLLKIACWKYIVVSDLSQAFYQIPLAKNSMKYCGVVTPFKGVRVYTRCAMGIPGSETALEELMCRVLGDLLQEGCVAKIADDLYCGGNSHQELLLNWRKVLSALDRCNLRLSPAKTIICPASTTILGWIWSQGSIRASSHRVAALASCEPPKNVRGLRAFVGSYEMLGRVLSGAAKLLAPLESLTAGRQSQDTISWSDELLVCFRSCQEALTSNRSITLPKPDDQLWIATDGSVKMNGLGATLYVLRDQKLHLAGYFSAKFKKHQASWLPCEIEALSIAAAVKHFAPYIIQSKSKTYVLTDSKPCVQAFDKLCRGQFSSSPRVTSFLSSVSRYQITLLHLAGSANLPSDFASRNAPACDDPRCQVCSFVSEAEDLAVRPVSVHDVLSGKTSLPFTSRSAWLQSQLECPDLRRVHSHLKQGTRPSKKLTNIKDVKRYLNLVSISRDGLLVVKRDEPFAAPRECIVIPRSVVDGFLAALHVKLDHPSRHQMKLVSQRYFFALDLDKALDRCSQCCHLCSSLKKVPSSLIEQSTSDPPDGFGISFAADIIKRYRQLVLVVRETSTSFTAACLLDNERRESIRSGLLRLCLELRPLSGPPSVIRVDPAPGFASLGDDEILKQYGFAVEVGRVKNPNKNPVAEKCVAELGDELLRVCPEGGTISPLSLAVATANLNTRIRNRGLSAREMWLQRDQFTNAQIPFSDLQVVRQQQSLRLRNHPTSERSKAPGCCPRPATPVQVGDLVYITSDGSKTSARNRYLVVSVDGLWCNVRKFTGSQLRSTSYRVKLSECYRVPDLTETTSNLSRHYSSASYPEDTDEEPLTSEHVDEEPAPLLTPQSTPSPAPAVVPSELATPPDPQPDIHHVPESSPPPSGSMTVDIDAHIPEPTSSPGPRRLAERLNNTDDGSLEEDPSLEVQWQLLKNVFLETSAEVAGYSKGKIGTGLMRIMWRYKTSSRSYKNVCTTVQNKAQEEAIRKIPQQAVKTALDIPPIQQEVKAAIAKLKRHKAPGVDGVPEEVYKNGIDTLLCKTE from the exons ATGACTTCACACAGAGCGCCGAAACAGTGGTCGCTTTCTTcgaatgaaactattacttcgATCGAAGCCTGGGAAAACAATCTAAAGTACATCTTGTCCCTCGATCCGAACTTCGCAGACTTTCTTACTGATGGATCATCGTGgggtaaaaaaacaaacgctACACCCCTACGTGGTTTCTCCAACGATCCTGAATCTGTTCCAACGGCGAGAAGAAGGACTGCTGCTCAAAAAGTAACACATTTAGAAATGATGCTCGGCCAAATTGCCAATTACGCCCCTATCATTTCTCGGAACTCAATCGTCAAGAATTCTACATCAATTAGCGGCGTTTGGCAATCGATCCGACAGCATTATGGCTTGCAGTTAACTGGTTCCCGTTTCTTGGACTTCGCGAACATTTCTCTGAAGCCTGAACAGCGTCCTGAGGATTTATTCCAAACCTTGACGGACTTTATTGAGCACAACCTACTCACCAGATCCAGCGGAATCACTCATTATGGCGAGATCCCGGACGCTGACGAAGAACTATCTCCATCCCTCGATAAGTTTATTGTTCTCACTTGGCTACGCCTACTCCATCCCAACCTTCCACGACTTGTGAAACAACGTTATGGAACCGAATTACGTAGCAGGACGTTGGCCTCTGTGAAACCTGAAATCTCTCAAGCTCTCGAGTCGTTACTTGACGAGCTCCACACCAGTGATGAATCAAAGGTTCTACGCTCTGCGCCCCCGACTGATCATCGCTCATTTGTTCCCGCACGACGCAGACTACTGCCTAAACCTCGAGCTGTCAAGTCTTGTCCTCTTTGCCAGCAGGCCGGCCGCCCAGATTTTCGGTCACATTTTCTCAGCGGTTGCAAGTTTCTGCCCGAGCCTGATCGTCTCTTCATGTCCAAGATTCGCCAAGTGGCCGGCATTGAATTAGAGGAGAGCAGTTATGATTACCA AATTCGCAGATGTGCAACATTGTCCCTCCAGTGTCCTACCTACTATAAAACCCCCGCCACTCGTCGCGTAAACGTCTCCCAGTCTCCATTCCTTCACGCCTTTTATGGTCATCACCCTTTACGCCTTACAATAGACACTGGCGCTGAAACTAATATGATGAGAGCTTCTTTA ACCCACTACGCTGTCAGAGCTTGCCACCTCCTTCGCGCCCCGAATACTAACACAACCGTCTGGCCGGGTGAGTTCCTGGAAATTGACGCCCCCTCAGTGCTGCTTAAAGATGCTACACTTGCCGTTGAGCCCCGTATGGATTCGGTCTCTTCTAGTCACCTCAAACCTGCTCACACCTGGCCTCAACCCGACATTGTCCAATCCATTGGTGGTAAACTGAGACTTCTCAACAATACCGAGGAGCCCCTACTAATCCGCAAGAACGACCATTTATGCCAAGCACGTCTAACTGTTCTGGAGTCTTCCATAGAGCCCTCCTCAACCCAAGCTGCTGAGCCGTGCCCCAAGTCTACTACTCCTCCCTCTTCTTCCGTCGAGTCCGTACATGTAGACCCTGACGGTCATCACGAATTCCAATTGGTTTTCGATCCCCGTATTCCTGGTTACAATGGAGCTGCCGGGCCGATTGAAGGGGTTGTGAATATGGGACCTGTCGAGCCTCCCCAGCGAAAAGGGCGTGTCCCACAGTACTCTCGCGACCAACTCGACCTGCTTCAAACCAAATTTGACGAACTTGAGGCTCAAGGCATTTTCAGTCGACCAGAAGATTTAAACGTTGTGGTGGAATACTTGAATCCATCCTTCTTGGTGAAGAAGAGGAATGGCGGTTTTCGCTTAGTCACAGCCTTTACTGACGTGGGCCGCTATAGCAAGCCCCAGCCCTCACTAATGCCGGACGTGGACTCCACTCTTCTCAAGATTGCTTGCTGGAAGTACATTGTAGTCTCCGATTTGTCTCAGGCGTTCTACCAAATCCCACTTGCAAAGAACTCCATGAAGTATTGTGGCGTGGTTACACCCTTTAAAGGCGTTCGTGTCTACACGCGTTGCGCAATGGGAATCCCCGGTTCCGAAACGGCCCTCGAGGAGCTAATGTGCCGCGTCCTGGGTGATCTCCTTCAGGAAGGGTGTGTCGCTAAGATTGCCGACGACTTGTATTGTGGTGGTAACTCCCATCAAGAGCTCCTTTTAAACTGGCGGAAAGTCCTCTCGGCTCTCGATCGCTGCAACCTTCGCCTCTCACCTGCGAAAACCATAATCTGCCCAGCTTCTACCACCATTCTCGGTTGGATATGGTCCCAGGGCTCGATCCGCGCTTCTTCCCATCGTGTAGCTGCTCTTGCTTCTTGTGAGCCACCCAAGAATGTACGCGGTCTCCGTGCTTTTGTTGGCTCATACGAAATGCTTGGTCGGGTCCTTAGTGGAGCTGCTAAACTCCTCGCTCCTCTCGAGTCGCTTACGGCTGGTCGTCAATCTCAAGACACCATCTCCTGGTCTGATGAGCTCCTAGTGTGTTTTCGCTCCTGTCAAGAAGCACTCACGTCTAACAGATCCATCACACTCCCCAAGCCTGATGATCAACTTTGGATCGCAACCGATGGTTCCGTCAAGATGAATGGCCTCGGCGCCACTCTTTATGTGCTTCGTGACCAGAAGCTCCACCTTGCCGGATACTTCAGTGCCAAATTTAAAAAGCATCAAGCCTCCTGGTTACCATGTGAAATAGAGGCATTGTCTATTGCCGCTGCCGTCAAGCATTTTGCCCCTTATATAATTCAATCAAAGTCTAAGACTTATGTACTGACTGACAGCAAGCCGTGTGTCCAGGCCTTTGACAAGCTCTGCCGTGGACAGTTCTCCTCCAGTCCCCGAGTGACTTCGTTTTTATCATCTGTTAGCCGTTACCAAATCACACTGCTCCATTTGGCTGGTTCTGCCAACCTGCCTTCTGACTTTGCTAGTCGTAACGCACCAGCTTGCGACGACCCTCGCTGCCAAGTTTGTTCATTTGTATCCGAAGCTGAAGACCTAGCTGTGCGTCCCGTTTCTGTTCATGATGTGCTATCGGGGAAAACGTCCCTTCCTTTCACAAGCCGTTCCGCCTGGCTCCAATCGCAACTAGAGTGCCCGGATTTGAGACGTGTCCACTCTCATCTTAAGCAGGGCACTCGCCCGTCAAAGAAGCTGACAAACATTAAAGATGTCAAGCGTTACCTGAACCTGGTCTCCATTTCCCGTGACGGCCTACTCGTCGTAAAACGCGATGAACCTTTCGCTGCGCCCCGCGAATGTATTGTCATTCCACGCTCTGTTGTTGATGGCTTCCTTGCTGCCTTGCACGTGAAGCTGGACCACCCCTCCCGTCACCAGATGAAACTGGTTTCACAGCGTTACTTCTTCGCTTTAGATTTGGACAAAGCCCTGGATCGGTGCTCGCAGTGTTGCCACCTATGCTCTTCCCTGAAGAAAGTTCCATCCAGCCTCATTGAACAATCAACCTCTGATCCCCCCGACGGCTTTGGTATTTCCTTCGCTGCAGACATCATAAAGCGCTACCGTCAGCTAGTACTTGTCGTCCGCGAGACGTCCACGTCCTTCACTGCAGCCTGCTTGTTGGATAACGAACGTCGTGAATCCATTCGCTCTGGTCTCCTCCGTTTGTGCCTTGAGCTGCGACCTCTGTCTGGCCCCCCTTCCGTCATAAGGGTAGATCCCGCTCCTGGCTTTGCTTCTTTAGGTGACGATGAAATCCTTAAGCAGTACGGCTTTGCCGTGGAAGTCGGCCGAGTCAAAAACCCAAACAAGAATCCTGTGGCAGAGAAATGCGTCGCAGAACTTGGTGATGAGCTTCTACGTGTTTGTCCTGAGGGTGGTACAATCAGTCCTCTTTCCTTAGCTGTGGCGACAGCCAATCTCAACACCCGTATCCGCAACAGAGGATTGTCTGCCCGCGAGATGTGGCTTCAACGCGATCAATTCACTAACGCACAGATCCCTTTTTCCGACCTCCAAGTTGTTCGACAACAGCAGTCGTTGCGGCTCCGTAACCATCCCACAAGTGAGAGATCCAAAGCCCCAGGCTGTTGCCCTCGCCCGGCCACGCCCGTTCAAGTAGGCGATTTGGTGTACATTACTTCTGATGGCTCCAAGACCAGTGCCCGCAATCGGTATCTTGTGGTCTCCGTCGATGGCCTATGGTGCAACGTACGCAAGTTCACCGGTTCACAGTTGCGTTCTACCTCCTATCGCGTCAAGCTGTCCGAATGTTATCGTGTTCCTGACCTAACAGAGACCACGTCTAACCTCTCTCGTCATTACAGCTCCGCTTCCTACCCTGAAGATACCGACGAAGAGCCTCTCACCTCTGAGCACGTTGACGAGGAACCCGCTCCCCTTCTTACACCTCAGAGCACTCCGAGTCCGGCTCCTGCTGTAGTCCCTAGCGAGCTCGCTACCCCACCAGATCCTCAGCCTGACATTCATCATGTGCCCGAGTCTTCCCCTCCCCCGAGTGGAAGCATGACTGTTGACATTGATGCCCATATCCCGGAGCCTACCTCCTCACCTGGCCCACGCCG ATTGGCAGAGCGTCTAAACAACACAGATGATGGCTCATTGGAGGAGGACCCAAGCCTAGAGGTTCAGTGGCAGCTGCTGAAAAACGTTTTCCTGGAGACATCAGCTGAAGTAGCAGGGTACTCAAAAGGAAAAATAGGGACTGGTTTGATGAGAATAATGTGGAGATACAAGACCTCCTCCAGAAGCTACAAAAATGTATGCACCACAGTTCAGAACAAG GCTCAGGAAGAGGCAATCAGGAAGATTCCCCAACAAGCAGTAAAGACAGCGCTTGATATACCACCAATCCAGCAAGAAGTGAAAGCAGCAATTGCGAAGCTGAAGCGTCACAAGGCCCCTGGAGTCGACGGCGTACCAGAAGAGGTGTACAAGAATGGGATTGACACTCTTCTTTGCAAAACTGAGTGA